The following coding sequences lie in one Seriola aureovittata isolate HTS-2021-v1 ecotype China chromosome 5, ASM2101889v1, whole genome shotgun sequence genomic window:
- the rab11fip1a gene encoding rab11 family-interacting protein 1 isoform X1, which translates to MSLADQSQQWFPTSVQVTVHQARNLRVKGKNGTNDAYAIIQVAKDKFSTSVAEKCVAPVWKEEASFDLPLFHPGNTERCTLYVIVMHRAQVGLDKFLGQAVVSLLDLHDNKSRKKTDWFKLVDKTGKEDKVRGEVMLDIQFMRNNMSASMFDLSMQDKPRSRISKLKDKVRGKKKDGFSDSVSAIVPSVSQVLTDSEGEADAQSLNQSPGVKKKSKLKSLFAPKSNLQRNISQSMSTLGTLPEKNSSLSGSRSSGLNIDSPEVKKKFKFLGHKRTGSSDSKVSQGPFSLLGRSKQSNSDLNNLCINGSHVYAEEAEPKSGSTLSLNSSGQGSVEDVRKHTSDASADSLRSAPVPFYRRESTDRAILEQQRHQEEEERRQAEERRMAEEKRLEEEERYRAEAKRLQEEEERRYQEEQGRKRRLIEDEARRKKQKEEEEERRKQEEEHMIENQRLEEERSKAEEQKRQEEASMSDRLSSLFGMIRKKEEKKEEVQQHSKEELPTPAPCSDSRDSDQPISHHPTNPFEDIPLSSDLRVSSNESPADHQKSSHNPQPPSAMVFLNRTAKVSAVKPRLAQSLESEPADCQTPSQLCPSPTTSESTLYSVPSESPDNFSNLHSSLAPLNISQSLSGSPCGSTENLSSVESEGSSPTMADKKRRAPLPPMYSVPGTETGRNRLSPVGEINDPAYVEADESQQGKTISIPLPDYETLFPQKRHGVQGQTRWDHIIAEVNQRHRDTPELLGPEMSVDGPEEYDPSPRSSISQESPAMRHYQTHPQDTKPISSKKVAAPAPPKPVTSHTHSAADSSQSQNIAHQSVMRLHQFAVPGPVNTDISSRESFSGISRDGAKKALLPSAIRHASRPTSQMDTTAPEDQQKVQVSMNKDAPTAKPRQRVNGKEPTQQEDSALFRVSSMDKKGGQAKENLAEFYPFSSTERLSKDRWAHLKQNQDVNNPFTGNIQREQKSDSQGMTTDDLDKIFAQEKPTDPFASFNGSDSNKPSEYRKKGDDSKEAGFHIFQRRNSQRQKHVLQSKTQSDDKNFKSRQEPASKEETPTNQGLPTRDVMNESVTPQPQDDVKTQSNFNGGENPFGAEPFPVPSALMSSEPPRVVMEEPAGGLSGGKELFQAWISPSEVQPVSAQNSNGGGLALTARRPHPVKPLTSVESQHATSTQAVKEIKVWDSTPGKIKVANSGESGPYTQLTQEELITLVVKQQTDLSRKDAKIVELEEYIDNLVLRVIEEKPSILQAINHAKPV; encoded by the exons TTGGTTCAAGCTGGTGGACAAGACGGGAAAAGAGGACAAGGTTCGAGGGGAGGTGATGCTAGACATACAATTTATGAGAAACAACATGTCAGCTAGCATGTTTGACCTTTCTATGCAAGACAAGCCACGCTCCCGCATCTCCAAGCTAAAGGACAAAGTCCGTGGGAAGAAAAAGGATGGCTTCTCTGACTCTGTTTCAGCTATCGTTCCCTCTGTCAGCCAGGTCCTCACCGACAGTGAGGGAGAGGCTGATGCACAGTCACTCAATCAGTCTCCAggagtgaaaaagaaatcaaagctCAAATCCCTCTTTGCTCCCAAGTCAAACTTGCAGCGCAACATCTCTCAGTCCATGTCTACACTGGGGACTCTTCCCGAGAAGAACTCATCTCTCAGTGGCAGCCGCTCATCTGGACTCAATATAGACTCTCCTGAAG TTAAGAAGAAATTCAAATTCCTGGGACACAAGCGAACAGGCAGCTCTGACAGCAAGGTGTCTCAGGGTCCTTTCTCTCTTCTGGGTCGCTCCAAGCAAAGCAACAGTGACCTGAACAACCTGTGCATCAACGGCAGCCATGTGTACGCAGAGGAGGCAGAGCCCAAGAGTGGATCTACACTCAGTCTGAACAGTTCAGGACAAGGGTCTGTGGAGGATGTCCGCAAACACACCTCTGATGCCTCCGCAGATTCCCTTAGAAGTGCACCTGTCCCCTTCTACAGACGTGAGTCAACAGATAGAGCTATACTGGAGCAACAGCGCCatcaagaggaggaggagagaaggcaGGCAGAAGAAAGACGCATGGCAGAGGAAAAGaggctggaggaagaggagagataCAGAGCAGAGGCCAAGAGAttgcaggaagaagaggagcgCAGATACCAAGAGGAACAGGGGAGGAAGAGACGCTTAATTGAGGATGAAGCaaggaggaagaaacagaaggaggaggaggaagagagaagaaagcaaGAGGAAGAACACATGATAGAAAATCAGAGGCTTGAGGAGGAACGTAGCaaagcagaggagcagaaacgACAGGAAGAGGCCTCCATGAGCGACAGGCTGTCGTCCCTGTTTGGAATGATcagaaagaaggaggagaaaaaagaagaggtaCAGCAGCATTCGAAAGAGGAGTTACCTACACCAGCCCCTTGCAGTGACTCAAGAGATTCTGATCAACCGATCTCTCACCACCCCACCAACCCGTTTGAGGACATTCCCCTCAGCTCAGATCTTAGAGTTAGCAGTAATGAAAGCCCAGCTGATCACCAGAAATCCAGCCACAACCCACAACCCCCCTCTGCCATGGTCTTCCTCAACCGCACTGCTAAAGTGTCTGCAGTCAAACCCAG ATTGGCTCAATCTCTGGAGTCTGAACCCGCTGACTGCCAAACCCCCAGTCAGCTGTGTCCTTCCCCAACCACCTCTGAGTCCACCCTCTATAGTGTCCCATCTGAGTCCCCTGATAATTTCTCCAACCTCCACTCATCCTTGGCTCCGCTAAACATAAGTCAAAGCCTGTCTGGTTCCCCCTGTGGCAGCACAGAGAATTTGTCGTCTGTGGAATCTGAGGGATCGTCACCCACCATGGCAGACAAGAAGAGAAGGGCCCCGCTGCCACCCATGTATTCCGTACCTGGGACCGAAACTGGAAGAAACCGCCTTTCACCTGTCGGAGAGATCAATGACCCTGCATACGTAGAAGCAGATGAATCGCAACAAGGCAAAACAATTTCTATACCACTTCCTGATTATGAAACCCTCTTTCCACAGAAGAGGCACGGAGTGCAAGGGCAAACTCGATGGGATCATATAATCGCTGAGGTCAATCAGAGACACAGGGACACTCCTGAACTTCTGGGTCCAGAGATGAGTGTGGATGGCCCAGAGGAGTATGACCCAAGTCCAAGGTCTTCCATATCACAAGAAAGTCCTGCTATGAGGCATTATCAAACACACCCTCAGGACACCAAACCTATATCATCAAAAAAAGTAGCTGCCCCAGCTCCCCCTAAACCAGTCACATCACATActcattcagcagcagattcaAGTCAAAGCCAGAACATTGCTCACCAATCTGTCATGAGACTTCATCAATTTGCAGTCCCAGGACCTGTAAACACTGACATCTCAAGCAGAGAAAGTTTCTCAGGGATCTCCAGGGATGGAGCGAAGAAGGCGTTGCTCCCATCTGCGATAAGACATGCATCCAGACCAACTAGCCAAATGGATACAACAGCACCAGAAGATCAGCAGAAAGTGCAAGTCTCCATGAACAAAGATGCACCTACAGCCAAACCCAGACAGAGGGTTAACGGCAAAGAGCCAACACAGCAGGAGGATTCTGCATTATTTCGTGTGAGCAGCATGGACAAAAAGGGTGGGCAGGCAAAGGAGAACTTAGCAGAGTTTTACCCGTTCTCCAGTACCGAGCGTCTTTCCAAAGACCGATGGGCACATCTGAAACAGAACCAAGACGTCAACAACCCTTTTACTGGCAACatacagagagagcagaaatCTGACAGTCAGGGAATGACGACAGATGATCTTGATAAAATCTTTGCTCAAGAGAAGCCAACAGATCCCTTTGCTAGTTTTAATGGCAGTGATTCAAACAAACCCAGTGAATACAGGAAAAAAGGTGATGATTCGAAGGAAGCCGGTTTTCATATTTTCCAAAGAAGGAATTCACAGAGGCAAAAACACGTTCTTCAGTCAAAAACTCAGTCGGATGATAAAAATTTCAAGTCTCGTCAAGAACCAGCATCTAAAGAAGAAACACCCACAAATCAAGGCCTCCCCACAAGAGATGTCATGAATGAGTCTGTTACACCTCAGCCCCAAGATGATGTGAAGACACAAAGCAATTTTAATGGAGGAGAGAATCCATTCGGAGCTGAACCTTTTCCTGTGCCTTCTGCATTGATGTCGTCAGAGCCCCCGCGGGTGGTTATGGAGGAGCCAGCAGGAGGTTTGTCCGGGGGAAAGGAACTTTTTCAAGCATGGATCTCACCGTCTGAGGTTCAGCCTGTCAGTGCTCAGAATAGCAATGGAGGTGGGCTAGCTTTGACCGCACGCAG GCCTCATCCTGTGAAGCCTCTGACCTCAGTTGAGAGCCAGCATGCCACCAGCACCCAAGCTGTGAAAGAGATTAAGGTCTGGGACAGCACACCAGGGAAGATTAAG GTGGCAAACTCAGGTGAAAGTGGACCTTACACTCAGCTGACCCAGGAAGAGTTGATCACACTGGTGGTGAAGCAGCAAACAGACCTGTCCAGGAAGGACGCCAAGATCGTCGAGCTTGAAGAGTACATCGACAACCTGGTGCTCCGCGTCATAGAGGAGAAACCCAGTATCCTGCAAGCCATTAACCATGCCAAGCCAGTGTAA
- the prlhr2a gene encoding prolactin releasing hormone receptor 2a translates to MEGTGSGWTAEPTPPYVMHDVNGNDTGQVFEVALQNSSSKRSPQFVGVELLQSFKLLIIPCYTLVALVGVFGNYLLLYVICRTRKMHNVTNFFIGNLAFSDMLMCATCVPFTLAYAFNPHGWVFGRFMCYLVYLIQPVTVYVSVFTLTAIGVDRYYATVHPLKKRISVLACTYLLSGIWLLSCGLVAPAVAHTYHVEFKNEGFTICEEFWMGQERERLAYAYSTLFITYVLPLSALCISYLCISVKLRNCVVPGHHTQSQAEAQRMRKRKTFRLVSLVVAAFGICWMPISVFNVLRDIDIDLIDKRYFLLIQLLCHLCAMSSSCCNPFLYAWLHDRFRAELRKMFTCRRRIGISANNCATASVVL, encoded by the exons ATGGAGGGCACAGGCAGTGGCTGGACAGCCGAGCCCACCCCCCCATATGTGATGCATGATGTGAATGGAAATGACACTGGTCAGGTCTTTGAGGTGGCGCTGCAGAACAGTTCCTCCAAGCGCAGCCCTCAGTTTGTGggtgtggagctgctgcagtcCTTCAAGTTGCTCATCATTCCCTGCTACACTCTGGTGGCTCTGGTGGGCGTGTTTGGCAACTACCTGCTCCTCTATGTCATTTGCCGCACTCGCAAGATGCACAACGTCACCAACTTTTTCATCGGAAACCTGGCATTCTCTGATATGCTGATGTGTGCTACATGTGTCCCCTTCACACTGGCCTACGCCTTCAACCCACACGGCTGGGTGTTTGGGCGTTTCATGTGCTACCTGGTGTACCTCATCCAGCCTGTGACGGTGTACGTGTCAGTCTTCACCCTCACTGCCATCGGTGTGGACAG ATATTATGCCACAGTTCACCCTCTGAAAAAGCGCATCTCAGTCTTGGCGTGCACCTACCTTCTGTCTGGGATCTGGCTGCTGTCCTGTGGTCTGGTGGCTCCAGCTGTGGCTCACACCTACCATGTGGAGTTTAAGAATGAGGGCTTCACCATCTGCGAGGAGTTCTGGATGGGCCAGGAGAGGGAACGGCTGGCTTACGCGTACAGCACTCTCTTCATCACCTACGTCCTGCCTCTCTCAGCGCTCTGCATCTCTTACCTGTGCATCTCTGTCAAACTACGGAACTGTGTCGTACCTGGCCACCACACCCAGAGCCAGGCAGAGGCCCAGCGCATGCGCAAACGCAAGACCTTCCGCCTGGTGAGCCTGGTGGTGGCAGCATTTGGCATCTGCTGGATGCCCATCAGTGTCTTCAATGTTCTGCGTGATATTGACATTGACCTGATTGATAAGAGGTACTTTCTGCTcattcagctgctctgtcaCCTGTGTGCAATGAGCTCATCCTGCTGCAACCCCTTCCTCTACGCCTGGCTGCACGACCGCTTCCGTGCTGAGCTCCGCAAAATGTTCACATGCCGCCGTCGCATCGGCATCTCAGCCAATAACTGTGCTACAGCCAGTGTGGTTTTGTGA